The window TGATTATTTTGAGGATTATTTCAGCCGTATTGGCGTTCAGATCCTCATTGACGCCCATTTGGCTCCTGAGGTATGGCAGCAACAGGTAGCCCCGCGCCGCGATCAGGAAAAAAAGGCCAGGGCTGATGGTTTTTCTCGTCTAACCAGATGGCTAAAGGACACGCGTCAACCGCTATGTTGGCAGTTGGATGAGTTTTATCGCCCTAGCGGCATCGCCCCTGAACGCAGCTGTGGGGGATGTCCTGGCTGTCGTAATCAAGGACGAGGAGCTTTTACCCCGACGCTGGGGCATCTATTCCATCTGCGCGGCGTGGAGCCATTATCTGTTCCGAGTTGGATGCCATCTTCACAGTTGTTGCGGGTCCGCTACCGACCTGAGTCGTACGCTAGGGTTACGTCCAAAGCAATGCTGCACAATTGGCGTTTCTGGTTGCAGAACTTACTGCGTACCAGGCAAGTTCAGGCTGTACGCGCCAGTCAGGTAGTGCTGGATGAGATGTACCAAGACGACGCCCTTAAGACGCTACCATTCTGGTGTGCGCTTGCACCTCAAGATAGTGCTGGGGGATGGCTGGAGTTGGTGCTACTGATGCCAGGAGAAACTCATTTGCCATTGCCGAGTTTTGACGATCCGCTAAGAGTTATTGTCGCACCTGAAGGATTGGCTGACCCGTATTTGCCATATCGCACGTGGTGGGAATGTCACCCCGGCAGCAAGGTTTTGGAAAATTTTGTACAGGAGTCTCAATAATGTCGATGGTGAATAATGCCAATCCAGGCAGCAGTTTGGTGTTGCTGAATCTCATTGATCGAGTGCTAGTGCGAAAAGGTAAATCTATATCTCGTGTCGATGTATTGGAGATTCTTCGTCCTGAGTTTTTACCTAAATCCGCAAATGCTCAAAAACGGTTTGAGTGGAATCTGGATTTTTGGCTAAAGGAAGGACTTTGGTTGCAAGATGACACTGGCATGATCTCTGTACCTGAGGGCGCGACAGATCGAAATTTAGCACATAGAGTGTTGGCATTAATAATCGGCAATGCCAAAAAAAATACTGATCAGGTCCTTCTGGATGATAGACGAGTTGAACCTTTTTTTCGGGCTATGACCTGTCTGCTGGCCCAGCAGGGCTATACCTTTATGGGGGGAGAACCGTTGTTGTCTAGCAATGCACAAGAAGCGGTAAATCGCTGGCTACCTGGTGAACGAGGCCTTAATCTCACTAACGAGTTACCTATTTTTTTACAGTACGGTGATTTTTTTGGATTTCTCGAGCCTTTCGATGCGGGATATATTGTCGATCCAACTCGAGCTATTGTGCCGTATTTAGAAACGATGTTTTTAGGTGAAAGCAAATTGTCGCTAAGGGTTTTTATTGAGCGATTGGCCGAGCACATACCCCTGTTGGACGGGGGGCACTTCCGTTGTTTACTCGAACCTTTGATGCAGGAGTTAGGTTGGCATCCGAGGGAGGCTCATCAGGTCAGTCCGGCACTAAGCCACGCATTGGTGCGCTTGGAGAGTGCTTTTCGCCTGCGCTTTGAGAAGGCCTCCGACGACACCACTAGCATGCAATTACAACTTCCTGGCGGAGTCCATCGTTTTGTTAGTGAGGTTTTCTACGTTCCAGCGGTGACTGTATGAGCCTGATTAATTACTGGCCCCAGCCTGAATATGTCACCCAATGCATTCGCACGGAGGCCGAAGAACTGGCAGAGCATGTACTGCTGGCGGTGCATGAGCCTATGCAGTTGCTACGTGTGGGGTCTGGTGCGGATCAATTATGCGACGAAGAAAATCTGCTTGAACACTTTCTATCGATAGAACGACCGATCCCTATCATTGGACGTTCCGGGGTAGGTAAGTCCCACCTGATTCGCTGGTTGGATGCCAAACTAAAATTACACTCTGATTGCCAGAGTTGGCATGTCGTGCGCATTCCGAAAAATGCCAGTCTGCGCCAGGTACTGGAACTCTTATTGGCTGGACTTGAGGGAGAGGATTTCGAGCAGGCTCGTAGTAGAATAAGTTCAGTTGGTGAGCAATTAAAGACCGAGGCGGTTGCGGACCTGTTGCTAACATTCATGTCTCAGCAGTTGACTGAGTTGCACCAAGATGCTGCTCAGAAAGTTGCGTATTACCGTGAACATCCATCGGCACGTCAGCAGTTGAGGGCTGAAGAGGCGCAGCGCTTGCGAGATATTCAAACCTATACACTGCCTGGTCGGGGTCTCTCAGAGTTAATTACTGATCCTAACTTCAAAAAAAGCCTGCTTAAACCAGAGCATTGCATACACCAGTTTGCTAGTCGTTTGACGCAGGGGGCAACTGATCATGAACTTCTCCGTAACGATTACCAAATCAAGGATGGGGATCTTGATTTTAGTTTCAACCTTGATGACTTGTGCCTAAGCGCACGGCAGTGTGTCAGTCAGACCCAGTTGAACACCAACCAAATTGCGCGTGAGGGTGCGGCCCGCGTACTGAATGAAGTTCTTGGTGAGTCTACACGTACGGTTTTTGGATATCTTTTTCAATTCAATGGTGGCAGTTTTCAAGACCTGTTCAAAGAGATACGCCGCTCACTGAAACAACAAAACCGCACTCTGGTGGTACTGGTAGAGGACATGGCGGCAATCTCCGCTATTGAAGACGTGCTGATAGACAGTTTGCTGGAGGAATCGGTGCGTGATGGTGAGCAGGAGTTATGCACGCTGCGTTCGGCGATTGCGGTAACCGATGGCTACCAAGGCTATTTGCGGCGTCAGGATACAATTAAAACCCGTGCGCAATATGAGTGGCATATTCGTGAGCATGGGCAAGGCCCTGAGCAGACCTTAGAGCGAATTGTCAATTTCTGCGGACGCTATCTGAATGCCGCCCGCTTTGGCAGTGAGGCGCTGAAATCTTCTTGGTTAGGTCGAAAATCTGATTCGTGGCCGCCAGTTTGGTCAGATCCCGATGACGAAAGAGATGACTTAAAAGCATTCGGGTACGCTACGTTTGGAGTGCCATTATTCCCTTTTAATCGTAATGCCATTGCTGCACTGGCAGATAGTTTTTGTCGTAAAGGCGATGAAGAACTCAAGTTTAATCCCCGCCAGGTATTGAACGAGATTCTCTTGCGCACGCTAAGCAATTACCGGAAAACATGTTTGTCGAAGGCGTTTCCGCCCGCTGACTTTGCCGGGATTAAAGTTAAGGCTGGATTGTCAGGTGCTTTGCAGAAGCTTGAAAAGCCAGAGCGATGCAAAACACTAGCCGCGATCTGGGGATATGACAGTCGCTCGATCGAAGATCTGCAAAGAAAGATGGATTGCCGGGTTGCCAGGATCTTTGGTTTAGACGGCCTAGCTGCAATGCTCAAGGACGGATTGAGTATTTATGAGGTTGCCCCGAGTGGATCCATAGTTTCGGAAACCTCAATTCGAGCGGTAAAACAGGGTGCCTTACAAGACTTATCCCCTGAGACGGTTGACTCCAATCAGCTAGAGTTGCACCTATTAGAAGAGATTGTCACCCTTTGGTTTCAGCGTAAGCAAAAGCTTGGGCAAGAAGAAGGTCGTATTCTGCGTGCAGGCCTCTTGGGGATGTATGAGCAGTACGCACGCCTGGACTGGATTGGCCTAAAGGAAAAGCCTTCTCTGAAGATTTCAAGTCGTATACTTATCGAGCTTCCTTATGCGATGGGTAATAACGCGGGAAGTAAGATGCATTTTTGCTTGGAAGAGGATTTTAAGCTTCCGCAGAAAGCAGAATTTCTGCAGGGTGTAGCACTTGCACTGCTCCGTTACGAATACTTTAACCGCAAGTCTGACCGCGACATCGGGTGGGGTTATCCCAACGGGTTCGGGGATTATCTCCTCTATCAGAGTTTCGCCGCTTACTGGGTGCCGGACATGTTGCAGACACTGGCGGTCGAGATGCGGCAAGCCTTACCAAGCTTACTAGGTAAGCAACTGCAATCGGCTATGACACTGGGTTTGCTGACGGATAGCAATAATGACCGTCAGCGCTTAAACGAATTACTCAGAACCGCTGAGGAGATTCGTGAGAGTGAGATGTCGGCAGTTGTGCCAGAGCTAAAGCAAGCACGCGAGCAAGTGCTTGAGAAATGGGATGATCAGCGTGAGGCCTGGTTAAAACTAGTTTCCGCGAATGATCATGGGATGGAAGGGGATCTAGCACTCAACGCTTTTAAAGTCGCCAAGACCAATCAAGACCCTCAACTAGTGAAATTGTCAAATACAATAACTCAAGCTCTGCGACCGTCAATCAATGTTGTTGAAGTGTTAGATGGTTGCACTCGACAAGATACCTTCTGTTCTTTGCTAGATGAGATGGCGGGCCTGGTGCGTGATATCAGTGTTGGTGGGCAGCATTATCCAACACTGCCAGATTTCCCTAATGCTAAGAAAATGCAGGCCTCACTTGTTGCCTTGAAAGACAGTGAGAGTTGGAGAGTGGTTAAAGACCTGCTTGCACTCCGTGAAGAAACGGATGTGATTAGGCGCTTGCAACGGGTCAACCAACTTGATGGTCTACGGTTGGAGTTAGTAGTGAAGGTGCTCACCAATTGGAATATATTTTACGGTTTCGTGTTGCCTAGGTTGGAGTCGGAAAATGAGAAGTGGGGAGGCGACATTTTGAAGCAGTCTCAAGACAGTGTGACCCGCCTACTTGATGAAATGGCTAAAACTGTGACTGATCTGCGGGACGAAAATCATGAGCATGCTTGAGCAGCAGATCCAAAGTCTGCGCAATGAACAACTGTTAAGTCAGTCTGCTGGACAGTCCCGTGAATCCATCGAGGATTGTAAGCATATCTATGAGCGCTTCCAAAATATCGCCAGTAGTCTTAAAGTTATGGTGGCCAATGCGGCGGTGCTCAAGGCGCTTCCGGTAGATGCTCCCGAGTCGATGCAATTAAGTGCTGAACTACAGAAGCAATGCGGAAAAGCAATTGTAAGTCTTAAAGCTTTCACTGACGTTTGGTCTCAGAAAAAATCCGCGGCCCGTCAGGATGATGCGCTTGATAATGCTCAGGTAGCACTCGGCAAACTAACCACTGAGTTAGAAGAAAAAGTTACATCGTGTTGGAAACAATGGACTGCTCAACTTGATAGCTTATGCCGGGTTGAGCAGGTGATGCTCGATACCCAGCGCGGCATTCCTGGGGTCGAGAGATACTATACGGAATACGTTGCTCTCCGTAAGCAGTTCTTGGCACAAGCCAAACAAATGCCTGAGACCGTTTGGTCTATTCAAGAGTTAAAGAAACTGGCTGAACACATGCAGCAGGTCCGGGATCAGATGGATTTCGATCTGCCTGCAGATGTTGGCCGCTTTTTTAATCAACTTAATCAACTCGCAAGTCTTGGGCGGGCACCGCTGTCCATGATGACGCTGGAGGCTTTTCAGTGGCTTCAAAAACACGATCTGCTGGAGCATTTCACAGTTAGTCGGAAAGCTTTCTGATGACCATTACTCTGGAGCAGTTGCACGCTTGCTTGGACAAGTTGGAAGAGCAGGAAACCAGCTTGTTGGTTTGGGGCGATACCGGTGGTTTCTTCAGCGAAGATGAGGTGTTGACAATCCTGGAAGAAGTACTGCCCGATCACGACCCCTATGATGTGCTGATTGCGTTGAGCAAGCACGCGATGCTCATCGAGGTGCCCCATCCTGAAGGGCTCACAAATGTTTACCGGACGCGTATGAGCGAGGCGGCGCACCTGTACCGCAACCTTCGACAATGGTTTCTCAACCAACCGATAGATCGCGCTCGTACGTTAGTGTCGGATTTCCGATTTTTGCGTCGGCCTCGTAGTTACCCCAAACGCGATCATGATTTGGCACAATTGCTGCCGAAGTGGTTGCAGTTGTCGACACTGTGTGATCCTGAACATTTAAAGGCCGCCATTGAGTTGTTACTCAATCCAGCCAGCAATCTGCGGAGTTTGGCCGGTTTTCAGTCCCGCGCCACATCAAGTATTTTGCAGGCTTTTAGTGAGCATCGCTACCGACCGACTCATGCCTCCGGCACCATCGTTTGTGCCGGTACTGGTAGTGGTAAGACGCTGTCGTTCTATTTACCAGGCCTAGCCTCGCTAGCTGCAGACCTGCTGAGTGATCACACGCCCAGGGTGCGGATTCTAGCCATCTATCCGCGCAATGAACTGCTCAAAGACCAGTTTATGGAAGCATGGAGCCAGTGTCGTAAACTCGATGGTCTGATGCAAACCGGAACTGGCCGCAAGATTCGCATCGGTGCACTGTACGGAGATACTCCTACTGAGTGGCGATGGGCGGGGGTAGATTTTAAAACGAAGAAACCAAGTTTGGCGTTTGACCTACTACGCTGCCCGAGCAGCAGTTGCGGCGGAAAGATGGAATGGCGTGCCAACCTTAAAGAGGTTAACTGCAATCGCTGCGGGCACCATGTAGCCGATGACGAGGTGGCTTTGACTCGTCGCTGCCAGACAGATGTTCCGCCGGACATTTTGTTTACCACCACTGAGATGCTCAATCGGAGGCTTGGGGATTACAGTTGTAACCATCTGTTTGGTGTTGGCCCGCAAGAGGGGCCAACGCTAGTGTTACTCGATGAGGTGCACACTTACGGTGGCGGTAGCGGAGCTCAGACGGCCTATTTACTGCGGCGTTGGATGAAACGCGCTCAATGCCGACCACATTTTGTTGGGCTATCTGCAACCTTAGTTGATGCCGCACGTTTTTTTGCCGAACTGGTCGGGGCGCGCGACGAGCATGTTGAACTGGTTGAACCGTTGTCTGATGAAATGATTGATGAAGGCGCGGAGTACCTGATGGTGCTGCGCGGTGATCCGGTCTCGCAGACTGCTTTGCTGTCGACCACCATTCAGGCCAGCATGCTAACTAGGCGTATTCTGGATGCCCGCAAGAGCTGTTCTAAGGGGACGTGGGGAAGTAAAGCATTTGTCTTTACCGACGACTTGGACGCGAACAATCGTCTTTATCACCAGCTAGCAGATGCTGAAGGATGGCGCACAAATAAGTGGGGGCTAACACCCCATCACCCAACACTGGCTAGCCTGCGTGGTCCAAGGGATCGGCAGGATGAAGATGAGCAGGAAGCGACGCATCCACTAGAACGTATCCGTCTGGGGCAAGACTGGCGAGTGGGCACAGATATCGGCCATTTGCTCGGTGAGGATGATCGGGCGGTAGTCGGTCGTACGTCGAGTCAGGATGCAGGGGTCGATGCTGACGCTGAGATTGTCGTTGCTACGGCTTCACTTGAGGTAGGCTTCAATGACCCGGCAGTGGGGGCAGTCCTGCAGCATAAGGCACCGCGTGATGTTGCATCCTATTTGCAGCGCAAGGGTCGTGCAGGCCGCTCTCGCACCATGCGTCCTTGGATGTTGGTAGTTCTCTCCGAGTTCGGTCGTGATCGAGTTGCATTTCAACGCTACGAAGAGTTACTTAGCCCAGAAATTAAGCGGCAGGGTCTACCGCTGCACAACAGCCATATTCAGAAAATGCAGGCGGCTATGGCACTGCTCGACTGGCTAAGTGCGCAATTAGGTAGTGGTGCCGTGTGGACGATACTTCGCAAGCCTCAGGCTAATAAGAGTAGTTGCAAACGACTACTGATTTTGGTTGAGCAATTACTGCAACCAAGCAGCCAGCAAGATCAGTTTACCGCCTATCTAAAAGATGCCCTCCAGGTTGATAACGGTACTCTGCTGCGCATTCTCTGGGCACCCCCGCGTTCGGTAATGTTTGAACTACTACCTTCGCTGCAGCGCAAACTAGTCACCGATTGGAGCGCCAATGGCCAACTGTGGGAGGATGTGGCTAAAGGGAGTTCGCCGCTGCCCGAATTTATCCCCGAAGCGCTGTTTAGCGAACTCAGCTTACCTAGTCTGTTTATCGCCTTGGTGCGCGGGGTGGATTTGAGCGTCGAGTGGAGAGATTTGCCAATTTTCCAAGCGCTACGCGAGTTTGCCCCAGGACGGATTTCAAAGCGGTATGCCATTGACAGTAACTTGGATGCTGACTGGCTAATTCCAGTAAATTTTGTTCCTGAGCCTGACTCCATCCAACAGTCTGGGTTTGAGGTCTGTGAGGCTTTTGGCGAGCAGTTGCTCGATGAAGGCTCAGTTGGCAGTAGCGCTGCTCAGTCCTTGGCAGTACTGCGTCCTAATGCTGTCTATACCCGCCGTCTCGAGCCGAAGTTAAATTTAACTGAGAAAAGCAACGCGCGACTAGTGTGGCAGGCCGAGTTTCGTGTGCCGTCACTGACTGAGTTACATGAGCCTCCAGTTGGCAGTTGGGGGAGACATCTTACCGATGTGACCTTCTGTTTGCACCAGCAAATGACTCCTCTGGAGGTGGTGCGTTTTAGCACAGCGGCGCTAGCCACTTTGCGGTTTACCAACGGTGCAAGTACCCGAGTCAGATTTGATTGGGAGCGCAGTGGTGAACCTGTTGCTATCGGTGCTCGGCAGTGGGTCGATGGTATGCGTATTCGATTTCGGATTAGTGATCAAGTGATTGTCGATATGTTGGCAAATCCGCAGGTTTTACATGGACTCCGCCCTGTGTTCTTCCGTCATCTTGTTGAT of the Paucimonas lemoignei genome contains:
- a CDS encoding putative ATP-dependent helicase Lhr, with amino-acid sequence MTITLEQLHACLDKLEEQETSLLVWGDTGGFFSEDEVLTILEEVLPDHDPYDVLIALSKHAMLIEVPHPEGLTNVYRTRMSEAAHLYRNLRQWFLNQPIDRARTLVSDFRFLRRPRSYPKRDHDLAQLLPKWLQLSTLCDPEHLKAAIELLLNPASNLRSLAGFQSRATSSILQAFSEHRYRPTHASGTIVCAGTGSGKTLSFYLPGLASLAADLLSDHTPRVRILAIYPRNELLKDQFMEAWSQCRKLDGLMQTGTGRKIRIGALYGDTPTEWRWAGVDFKTKKPSLAFDLLRCPSSSCGGKMEWRANLKEVNCNRCGHHVADDEVALTRRCQTDVPPDILFTTTEMLNRRLGDYSCNHLFGVGPQEGPTLVLLDEVHTYGGGSGAQTAYLLRRWMKRAQCRPHFVGLSATLVDAARFFAELVGARDEHVELVEPLSDEMIDEGAEYLMVLRGDPVSQTALLSTTIQASMLTRRILDARKSCSKGTWGSKAFVFTDDLDANNRLYHQLADAEGWRTNKWGLTPHHPTLASLRGPRDRQDEDEQEATHPLERIRLGQDWRVGTDIGHLLGEDDRAVVGRTSSQDAGVDADAEIVVATASLEVGFNDPAVGAVLQHKAPRDVASYLQRKGRAGRSRTMRPWMLVVLSEFGRDRVAFQRYEELLSPEIKRQGLPLHNSHIQKMQAAMALLDWLSAQLGSGAVWTILRKPQANKSSCKRLLILVEQLLQPSSQQDQFTAYLKDALQVDNGTLLRILWAPPRSVMFELLPSLQRKLVTDWSANGQLWEDVAKGSSPLPEFIPEALFSELSLPSLFIALVRGVDLSVEWRDLPIFQALREFAPGRISKRYAIDSNLDADWLIPVNFVPEPDSIQQSGFEVCEAFGEQLLDEGSVGSSAAQSLAVLRPNAVYTRRLEPKLNLTEKSNARLVWQAEFRVPSLTELHEPPVGSWGRHLTDVTFCLHQQMTPLEVVRFSTAALATLRFTNGASTRVRFDWERSGEPVAIGARQWVDGMRIRFRISDQVIVDMLANPQVLHGLRPVFFRHLVDQLDIFGGDSFKANWVAECYLAALAGEFLNLDPTEPRPITTALTRLHTAAGIERLRIIPQSLFQPDEQLDSVQEQKLQTDLRELLARDDLLNGLQECARALWADVDLLPELLLWSRTLLANTLAGAAQRAMCVLLPDVDERVVVADAFWLEDCLEVWLNEAEAGGNGIISRLEQAYFEDPLRVLNTLARSLQPGDYEQIDFHLFQLLEQVAPGGSLADALAAVRGAGDLQQRRDANAELHRILLNEGFTLSHSFLSVLHSRVLRPGSNDSTDANLLDLLSNWRALEAHSGLEWGLNIVAHALATKELGRQASPVEVFQGLCRNQGLLWPRGNAIRQSEMSYYNPFQNSVATTERLLGSLLFAETQSHVQFSPDYLAELHKVLCRAGRADLLLPRAQITKISQLISDIQLQPVDHSGLWLYPRIGAITRLQDGLVLRVELAEAI